TGATAAAACCTGAAACTCTTAGTCAAACAAATAATTATTGTCATCAAATAAATACATATCAAATAATCGATCTTATTTGGTTATTTCTGATACAAATGTTGCGAATCGTAGATCCATAAAATGTCTTCGACAAATACATAGGTGTAAATCTATAAAATTTCTCAAAGAATACAAATAAATTAAAATAGTGGAGGCTTACGGTGACGCGAAGTTCAGAGGCAGTTACTAAGCTACAGCGATCCAAAAGACACTACAACTCTTGGGTAGTTAATGAAACATTAGAAGACTATTCTCTACGTTATGCGCCGCGATCGTTTCGCAGGTGGTCGGAATTTACAGTTGCTAATACAGCATTGGGAGGAATTTCTTATCTTGCCGATTTCGCTATTGGTGGCTCGATCGCCATTAGTTCGGGATTCACTAATTCGTTTTGGGCAATTTTAGTCTCAGCAATTATCATTTTTGTGACAGGTGTGCCGATTTCCTACTACGCTGCTAGGTACAACATCGACATGGATTTGTTGACTAGAGGCGCAGGATTTGGCTATATCGGTTCGACTTTAACTTCCGTAATTTACGCTTCTTTTTGCTTTATTTTCTTTGCCCTAGAAGGGGCAATTATGGCTCAGGCGATCGAGATTTATTTCGGTTTGCCCTTGGTTTGGGGTTATTTACTCTGCACCGTTGCCATTTTCCCATTAGTTGTCTTCGGGATGACTCTACTAGCCCAAATGCAAGTATGGACGCAGCCAATTTGG
This Merismopedia glauca CCAP 1448/3 DNA region includes the following protein-coding sequences:
- a CDS encoding purine-cytosine permease family protein — translated: MTRSSEAVTKLQRSKRHYNSWVVNETLEDYSLRYAPRSFRRWSEFTVANTALGGISYLADFAIGGSIAISSGFTNSFWAILVSAIIIFVTGVPISYYAARYNIDMDLLTRGAGFGYIGSTLTSVIYASFCFIFFALEGAIMAQAIEIYFGLPLVWGYLLCTVAIFPLVVFGMTLLAQMQVWTQPIWLSRTAQINQGM